TTTTGAACATCGCGCCGCGTGCGGTTGGCAATCTTGACCTCGCCAATGATGAAGTGCGTTTTAATGCGCGTTTCGGCGGTGTACCGCGTCAGGTTTCTGTGCCGATGGCTGCGGTTCTGGCCATTTATGCCCGTGAAAACGGCGCTGGTACCATGTTTGAACCGGAACCGGCCTATGAGCTGGCGACGGACGAACAAGAAGCTGGCGGTCAGGAAGAGACGATGATGTCTGTGATTGATGGCGATCGTCCGGACGATGCGACTGACGACGATCACTCGCCAGATGATGAGCCGCCACCGCGTGGCGGACGACCTTCACTACGTGTAGTGAAGTAATACGTCTGAGAGTGAGAAATAAAAAACGGGCCGATTGGCCCGTTTTTTTATGTCTGCGCGTCTTAGTAGACGTCGCGCAGATAGCGTTTATCTTTCTTGAGTTGATCGATGTAAGCCGCAGCACGTTCGCTGGACAAGCCACCGAACTGACGAACCACTTCATACAGCGCAGCATCCACATCTTTCGCCATACGCGAGGCATCGCCACATACGTAGAAGTAGGCGCCATCCTGAAGCCAGGCATACAGCTCCGCGCCTTTCTCTAGCATGCGGTTCTGCACGTAAATCTTCTCTTCCTGATCGCGCGAGAAGGCCAGATCGAGATTAGTCAGCAGACCTTTCTCCTGCCATGCCTGCAACTCATCTTCATAGATATAATCATGTGCCTGATGCTGGTCACCGAAGAACAGCCAGTTTTTGCCTTCAGCACCGGTTGCCTGGCGCTCCTGCAGGAAGGCGCGGAACGGAGCGATACCCGTTCCCGGGCCAACCATGATGAGCGGCGCATTGCCGTTTGCTGGCACGCGGAACGCTTTGTTAGGCGAAATGAAGATCGCTGGCTTTTCGCCACGACGTACACGTTCAGCCAGGTAGGTTGAACACACGCCTTTACGCTCGCGGCCGCCGCTGTGATAGCGCACGGAAGCGATGGTCAGATGCACCTGATTAGGGTGCGCTTTCGAGCTCGACGAGATGGAGTACGCGCGGTGCTGCAATGGACGCAGCATGGCAACCAATTCCGGCACTGACAGGCTGCGCGTCAGCTCAAGCTGCAGCAGATCCAGCGTATCTTTGCCCCACAGCCAAACGGCAAGGGTATCTTTATCGTCGTGCTGCAATACGTGACGCAGTTCCTGGTTGGTGGTGTGCTGTCCAACCCACTCAATCAGTTTGCGTGATGGCTCAGAGATTTCGAACTGATACGTCAGCAGATCGCCGAGGTTACGGTCAAAGCCTGGCACCGGCGTCTCATAGTCCGCTTTCAGTTCGGCCAGCAGCAGTGACACCAACGCTGCGTCATTCACGGGGATCACACCCAGCGCGTCGCCCGCTTCATATTTCAGACCGCTGTCGCTGAGATCGAATTCAAAGTGGCGAATATCTTTTGCCGACTCTTCTGCTGAGAGACGCTTGTTCGTTGCCAGCGCAGCTGCATAGGGATTTTGCTTATTGCTGCCCGGAATCACCGGCGCTTCTGGCGCACTTTCCAGCGCGGTACCGCTGCTGCCAGCGCTGGCAGCAAACTGTGGCATTGCCGTGCCGATCCACTCGCTGGATGGCTCTTCAAAGTCGATATCGCAGTCGATACGATCGGCAACACGTTTCGCGCCGAGCTGCTCGAGACGCATATCAATGAATTTACCTGCCTGGCAGAAACCGTCGTAGCCGGTGTCGCCAATTGCCAGGACCGCAAAGTGCATCTGCTCCAGACGTGGCGCGGTGCTGGCTGAAATCGCCTGCCAAAACAGCTGGGCGTTATCCGGCATTTCGCCTTCGCCGTAGGTTGAGGTAACGATCAGCACGTGACGCATAGTGGCGAACACATCCAGATCCACCTCACCCAGCGCCTGTACCACCGGCACCAGACCTTTGGCACGAGCGGCTTTGGCAGCCGTTTGTGACAGCGCTTCAGCATTACCGGTCTGTGAACCGAACAGGATATGCAGTTGCGTATTGGCACCTGCGGCCGGCGCGCTCTGCTTGTCTTCTAATACCAGCAGGCGCGAATGGAGACCGGCGAGAAAGCCCGCCAGCCAGTATTTCTGCTCACCGTTAAACGGTGCATCTTCAGGAATGTAAGGAATTTTCATCGGTAAGGCACTCAATCCTGTTCAAAATTTTTTCCCCGTCATACTTCAAGTTGCAGATGCGTTGGCTGCTCTCGCTCACCCGAATCACTTACTTGAGTAAGCTCATCGTGATGCCCTCGTTTGCCGCCTTCCTGCACCCCGAATTATTTAGGGGAGGGTCTAAATTACACATGTTCAGTAGTGCTGTAATCAGGAAAGTTTCCCGACCGCAGCAGCGATTTCTGGCAATGCAGCACGGGCAAACAGCTCTTCAAAATCAGGGAGATGGCCAAGGACTTCACGGTTGCAGGCATCCTGATAAATGATCCAGCCGTAAGTCGCCAGGCTATCCATGGAGCGAATGTTACGTTGCGTCAATGCCGCTTTGTAATCTGCCATACGTTTCGCGGCGATCAGGCTGGCCAGCTCGTCATCGCTGTAGCTCTCAATCGCGGAGCGCGCGTGACGTTGCAGCTTGCTAATCAGCGTAAAATCTTCGGTCATCAGCAGATTACGTACCGCTTTCTCGACTGCCGCATCCTCCACCGCGGTGCCTTTCGGCAGCTTGCCCAGCGCCAGCTGCTGCGCAAGGCTGAGAACGGTGTAGTTGTTCAGCAGCACAAACATCTCCAGCGTGTCGGTCGCGCCGTAAGCCGGTACTGCGCCGTTGGCAATGGTTTTACCGTCACGCCAGGCGGATTTGAACTTCGCTACCTGATGCGCAGCCAGCGACGTCGACAGCTCTTCGAGCAGATCTTTGCGCGATTTGGCCTTCAGAATCTCGGTGCCATCCTGATACAGCAACAGCGAACGCGGCATCACGTAAACAAAGTGGTGGCACTCGGTTTCCCAGTTATCCAGCAGCCATGCGGCACGTGGGGATTGGGTCGCTTCCAGATGCCAGTTCAGCATGGTCAGCACCGCTTGTTTATGCACCTGCGCCATTTCATCTTCATCGGCGATGGATCCAAACAGTACTGAATCACCCGCTGCGTGTGCCGCCAGCGATCCATACGGGTCGTACTGGTAAGCGAAACCGCCGCTCATGCCGTTGCCGAAGCCTTTACCGAAGGTGCCAAGGTTGAGGATGGCGCCGTTGGTCATGTATTCGCAGCAGAAGTCGCCGACGCCTTCCACTACCGCGGTTGCGCCAGAGTTACGCACCGCGAAGCGGTCACCCGCCTGGCCCTGAACAAACAAACGACCACCGGTAGCACCAAACAGGGCGAAGTTACCGATCAGCACGTTGCCGTCGCTATCCTGTGCGCCGCCGCCCGGTGACATCACCACCAGCTCGCCGCCGCATTGGCCTTTACCGACGCCATCGTTACAGGTGCCGTAATGTTTCATCTGCATGCCGTCGTTGCAGAATGCGCCGAACGACTGGCCGGCAGAACCGCTGGTGTTGATCAGCACGGTGGCTGGCGCCAGATAGTGACGACCGCGATCGTCTTTCAGCACCGCTGGCAATGCTGCCAGTTGCTCTTTCGAGAGTTCATGGTTCAGCATGCGTTCGATATCGATCGCCAACTGGCCACCCACGCTCTTGTTACGGTTGTTCAGCGTGATGCCGGCGCCCAGCGCGATTTCACGGCTTGCCTCGCCAACCAGCTGGGTTTTCAGTTCGTTGACCCAGCCATCATCCAGTTCAAAGTCTTTTTCCAGATAGACCGGCTTAGCAATTTTCTGCTCTGGCACCACGGTTAACAT
The sequence above is drawn from the Pantoea nemavictus genome and encodes:
- a CDS encoding sulfite reductase subunit alpha codes for the protein MKIPYIPEDAPFNGEQKYWLAGFLAGLHSRLLVLEDKQSAPAAGANTQLHILFGSQTGNAEALSQTAAKAARAKGLVPVVQALGEVDLDVFATMRHVLIVTSTYGEGEMPDNAQLFWQAISASTAPRLEQMHFAVLAIGDTGYDGFCQAGKFIDMRLEQLGAKRVADRIDCDIDFEEPSSEWIGTAMPQFAASAGSSGTALESAPEAPVIPGSNKQNPYAAALATNKRLSAEESAKDIRHFEFDLSDSGLKYEAGDALGVIPVNDAALVSLLLAELKADYETPVPGFDRNLGDLLTYQFEISEPSRKLIEWVGQHTTNQELRHVLQHDDKDTLAVWLWGKDTLDLLQLELTRSLSVPELVAMLRPLQHRAYSISSSSKAHPNQVHLTIASVRYHSGGRERKGVCSTYLAERVRRGEKPAIFISPNKAFRVPANGNAPLIMVGPGTGIAPFRAFLQERQATGAEGKNWLFFGDQHQAHDYIYEDELQAWQEKGLLTNLDLAFSRDQEEKIYVQNRMLEKGAELYAWLQDGAYFYVCGDASRMAKDVDAALYEVVRQFGGLSSERAAAYIDQLKKDKRYLRDVY
- the sspB gene encoding ClpXP protease specificity-enhancing factor → MEMSQLTARRPYLLRAFYDWLLDNQLTPHLVVDINLPGVQVPLEYARDGQIVLNIAPRAVGNLDLANDEVRFNARFGGVPRQVSVPMAAVLAIYARENGAGTMFEPEPAYELATDEQEAGGQEETMMSVIDGDRPDDATDDDHSPDDEPPPRGGRPSLRVVK